The Coffea arabica cultivar ET-39 chromosome 1e, Coffea Arabica ET-39 HiFi, whole genome shotgun sequence genome has a window encoding:
- the LOC113692844 gene encoding uncharacterized protein: MARTKRQKITGNTLVDQHEDIAENQIHIEEPNSTDEENADENSQRKTRGPTYMTEIWGKPSSCHRYKVRFDKDGEPVGKNKSKFTEFLGTIARNGKYAPLDVTDWREMTNDKKQDMLVLVKEKFRLPPGADFWTLKSIGKKWRNWKSALKAKYYNPNESIESQINNRDQRILKDQWRNLLAYWSLEETKV; encoded by the exons ATGGCAAGGACTAAAAGACAGAAGATTACTGGAAATACACTTGTTGATCAACACGAGGATATAGCTGAAAATCAGATTCACATTGAGGAGCCTAACTCTACAG ATGAAGAAAATGCAGATGAAAATTCACAAAGAAAAACTAGAGGGCCAACATATATGACAGAAATATGGGGTAAACCTAGTAGTTGTCATCGGTACAAAGTTAGATTTGATAAGGATGGTGAGCCTGTTGGCAAGAACAAGTCCAAATTTACTGAGTTCTTAGGAACAATAGCAAGAAATGGAAAGTATGCTCCTCTAGACGTGACAGATTGGCGTGAAATGACAAATGATAAGAAGCAAGACATGCTTGTATTGGTGAAG GAAAAATTTCGTCTTCCTCCAGGTGCAGATTTTTGGACTTTGAAATCAATCGGCAAAAAATGGAGAAATTGGAAATCAGCTTTAAAGGCAAAATATTACAATCCAAATGAATCCATTGAGAGTCAAATTAACAATAGGGATCAGCGGATCTTGAAAGATCAGTGGAGAAATCTTCTGGCTTACTGGAGCTTAGAGGAAACAAAGGTATAA